The DNA segment TGTTGCCGAGCATGAAAAGACCACTCCTGGCCCGCTGCCCCCGTCTTCTGTCCCGAATCCAGCCGGCCCGGCTGCGAGCGAAGCCCTTCAGCGAGCCCAGATATCCAAAGACGATGAGGAATGCGGGAAAGAGGAGCTTGCAGGAGACAAAATGGAGTGCGAAGCAACAGACTGCTGCTCTCTCCCGGGAGAGCCTGCAGAAGAgacaaaagaggaggaagatcaGACCAATCAACATGAAGAGTTGGTCGTCGACGGTGACGAAGAGAAGCAGATTGAAAGAAGCGTCGCGGAACCGGAAGTATCCCAACTTCCTCCTCCATCCTCggatgggccttctccatctccctgtGTCAGCACGGCAGCCCAGCAACAAGGCGCCTACATGTGGAGCCTGGAGCTTCTCATCGCCGCCGCCCTGTGCGCCACCCGAGATGCCTTGCACGCACCAGCACCCGCGGCCCGAGCTCCGAGCCCCCTGGTCCACCACGGCATGGAGATCCTGGGGGAACTGGCTGAGCTGGAGATTGAGCAGCGGAGTCTGGAGAGCAAAGAGAACCAAGATGAAGGTGACCACCGAGTGGCGCGTTCAAAAATCTTACTCGAGTACAGATTGTGGCGACTCTGCTCACGCTCTGGAAATgagccagcacacacacacatatacaaccGCACACACAGAAAACACGGGCGCACACGCATGCATGTCCCCCAGGCTCTGGCGTCTTGCTTTGCTAATTAGACCCTTTTCCTTTTAAACACTTCTCCTGTAAGCGCTCCTATTTTCCTCTTGTCCCTCGGAGAgagagtgtttttatttatgccaacgcgtgtgcgcgtgcgagcGAGTGTGtcagcgagtgtgtgtgtgtaagctgTTAAGTAATCCCAGATGAATCCCCGCTCTCTTCCATCAGACTCTGTCTCCCCACTAGGCTGCTTCCCGCCTCTCCGcttcacgcttttttttttttttttgcctttcaccacaccttttgtttgttttttcttcattattAAGCCATTGTAATCTTGTCCCTCATCTCCCAAAACAGAATTAACACCTGTAAAAATCATACGTCACTTTTCTCCATATGTGTGACACGTACACGGTGCGTGCATTGTTTACAAGTGCACGCGACACGCATTTCACACGCATGTGTAATAATAGGCGTGAAATCAATAAGTCCTGTCACGGCTCGCAAAACGTTTGCCAAATCGCAAGCGCTGTTATTAATACCGCTGATGGCAATTTTTGTCATCGCAACCGTGTTGGGGGAGATGAAAGCGATTCCGGGCCGACGCTTTCACACTGCTTCTCGGTGCGGAAGAATATCGCAGACGCTGGCTGCAGATCGCAATTACAGATAGCGGGCGGAATCAAGATACCTCCTCCTCTGTATAAATTAGCACCGTTTCTTTTATTGGCGCACAGACAGGAGCTTTTGTATCGGgaggtttcccccccccccctcttctttcATATTTCCTTTCTATTAAAATCCTACTCATTAAATGTAGTAGACAAATGTTTTCTCAGCGGCTTTGCCTTTATTAATACGTTAGTGTACTCGGAAAAACGACTTGGTCGAAAAAGAAATAGCCAACTCACAACAGCAGTCCACTTTGAAACGAAAAATGATTTGTAAACAATGGCGTCATCGTATGGTCGTTAGACTGCATCTTATGTCCCCTCTACCTCGTAGAAGAGGCCGTGATGCTCCACTCCGGTCGGTCTCCTCCAAAGGCTAAATTGGCTTCTGTCCATGTGCGTAATGAGGAGATGTGGGAGAATAAATAGATAGCTCAATAAACACTTTACCTCTTATTGCTTCCCCTCCCTccgttctcctcctcctccctccttcccttctTCCCGTCTGGTGTCCTCCTCTGCGCTCGCATGCAGTCTGCGCACCTCAGCACAACTACTGTACGTGTGTATTTCACGTATAAAGGTGTGTGGACAGTCTCATGAATATTCTGTTTCATCTGCTGGTGCCGTGACAATGACAGAGCTAATGACATTGACAGATGTAGTGATTGCGCTCTACGTCTTCtacccccagcccccccccctcgacggcacgtgttgtttgtgtgcacgATTAGGCAGGAGCAGCCGTATACATCAAATAAACTACACAGCTAATATCGTAAACATCACCACTCTTCAAGGCACGGCTACGGCGCTAGCAAAATAAATCAGCTCGCCGCGCGCAACATGTTTGTAGAACGCCGTCAGCCGTCTTGTCACTGAAGCGATGTAACaatccgccccccccctccacacccCTGCCCGTCATCCGTCTCTCCCCAGGTGAGCGTatgctgacctttgacctgcacAGTCTGGCAACGCTGGCGGCCGCCCGGGCCTTGGAGATGGGGGAAGGGGCTCGTCACGGCGGAGCCGAGCAACGATGTCAAATTAGGGAAAGGCTGAATTTGCGCAGGAAGTACAACTGGACGCCTCGCCATGAGCCGGTGAGCTTTTTGTTTCAATAGTTTTGAGGTTCGGGGTACGCAGCTATGTATGTAAATACTACACTGCACATTTTGGTTTGGCTTTAAAATCcctttgctttgtgtgtgtgtttgtcaggtGTGTCCAGCGAAGGGCTCCATGGAGACGATGGGaggggaggagctggccatgcGTGTCCAGTTGGCCGAGCTACAGCGCCGCTACAAAGAGAAACAGAGAGAATTGGCCAAGCTTCAGAGGAAACACGACCACCagtaagcacacacacacacacacacatgcatgtgcaCCTTTTGCACTGCTGTACATTTCAACACCCACAATGCTGCTGTCATGCTGCCCGCCCCCCTCCAACCCCCCCTGCTCTCGCACCTCAACACAGTTTGACCCGCAGCCAGAACAAGTTCCCTCTGTAGTCGACCCGCTCCCCTCGTTTAATCTCTCATCTTTTGCCTCCCTCTTTGCAGGAAAGAGGAGACGTCCCGCAGCCCTGCCCGCAGGGGGCCAGGCCGGCCCCGTAAGCGCAAGTCTACCCCCGGTGCGTCGGCTCCAGACGCCTCCAAAAGACTCAGGTGAGGTCCCGCGACGTGGCGCCCGCACAATCAGCCTGATTGGCGAGCCGGGGCTCATTTGGCCTGATTTGTGTTTGTGGTTTTAGTGAAAGGCGCGCTTGATTTTTCAAGAAGTTCTACTTCTTCAAATCAATTGATTTCAACGCGCCGCCTATAGCTGATGATTTGCTTGATTGGGCGCAGGAAGGAGCCGCTTGTGTGCCCACACACCGGCAGTTATAGTGCAGCTCATCACTATGGCGTTGTTGTTGTCAACAAAGTACAATGGTACCTTGAGATACAACTTTAAGATTTTCCATGACCACCCTTGTAACTCAAAAGAACGTCGTCATATAATCCCATCACATTTCAGTAATATTAgtcattctttgcagaggataaataatatatgcCCGTGAGTAGTGTTGCATTTTTCATCTTCATGGGTTGGTCAAATATGCATTGCTGtaagagccaaaaaaaaaatgctatctaTTAGCATGTCAATGTTAGCAGTAAGCTAAGCTCATGAGGAATTGAATGCGAGTTTACTTATTACGCTTGGCAGGATTTTTGAGAGGAGTCCTGATGAAACCGACAAGACCCTTCATTAATCCTCATTAATCACTTTTAATCATATCTATCACTCGCATTGATTATGTCCCGCTTCCCAGTGAACCATTAGCATGCATTAATATAGCCGGGCGggcaaagtcctgatgtacagTTATTACAGTGATAAACGACTCGACACCGGCCGCGCCCACTGCAGCACACCACCGCACGTTACTTGGCACGCGCTAACACACACTGACGCGCACGCACACTCAGTATTCCACCCCGCTTATTGATGAATGTGTTTTCTCATGCCGCCCCACCTCTGTTGgcatgtgccccccccccccccccccgccaagaTAAAATGATTAGAGAAACTCCAGGTTTGTCACAGTTACCATTATTAGAAACGCTAATGGGAATGCCAATGAAAGGCTTTACTCGCACATGCCTTTGCAATTCTTCGGCACATTCTCAAGCCGAGTTTGTTTAATTACTAAAGCTAGCTGCTACGTGCCTGAACACCGTTTCTTTTGTTATTAATAAGCCATTTGTTTATGCTTTCCTCTTGTTGGGAATGTTTGGAACAAAGGGAAGGAAGCGAATCGCTACCGTCAACAACTAGCTTACATATTCACTATGTCGCTCGATCAACtgtcgttgttttttttaatattcaggCGAGAATAGCAATAATTATCATGTAATTAATAATGATGTCAATTATTGTAATGATGTAAAGACAAAATcaaagaataataaaataaataaaatgtcagtGTTGTGCTTCATGCCAAAAGTTGTTGCTAAGAATCGAGTTCAAGCCCTGTGCACAAACTGCTTTTCCAAACACTTGTGTGCTGCAGCATTACAATTTCTCATAACTGGGCTCACTCGATGCTGAGGCCCGACGCTTCCCTCTGTGGGAATATAAGATTCCCATGCCTCAGACACCAGCCGCGAACaccgtgcgtgcgtgggtgtgcACGCGTGTGCGCGGAAAGCGCCGGCGTACAATGAAGGAAGGACACAGCGAGAGAGGCGGGTGGGGGCGGAGGCGCCGTGGTGTAGTGTTCAATAGATGTTAGTGTTTATTGATCGAGCCCCGAAGCTCCGGTCAACGGACAGACTCCCTGGAGACTGCTTCATCTCGCCTGTTCCCTCCTCTACCAACCAGCctcctcacacacatacacaccatcCTCATCACCCTTTTAATGTGGTGATTCAGTCGAAGATTTTGCCTCATCCAAGTTATGAGACAGGGTCGATTGAGGGGAACCGGAGAGTGGATAACGTAACAATGACGGGAATGAAGggcatacagatgcaaatgtgtgatttttttttattttttttatgacactCTTTCACTATATATTCCCTCTGATGTGTTTTCCAGGGCTGGTGTTAATTTGCAGGATGAAGAAAGAGTCAGGAGGAAGCATGACTTCAGCAGCCTCAGCGCCACACAGGTCAGTCCCGCAGACACAGACGTCCACTTTCGGCTGTTACCTTTCCATTACTGGAAGGATATTTGTCAACTCAACACGGCAATTACCTCACAAATGGTCTGTTAATGgtgagaaaagagaaagaaggcGTCCAGCCTTATATTCGTAACAATACAACGCAAATTAGAAACGTTTTTGAAAATCTTTattgaatgtcacaaaaagTATATCCTGTAAAATAATGATTTGATGtgaaatagaaaaatgaaaagtaaTATAACCCAGCAAAAGTCAAAGCTGCTTAACCGGTAGCCAACGTGTCGCTTCCGCAGTTGAAAGCCAGCTGCAAGCACAGAGGTCGGCCCAGCGCTCTGAGCTCCAGGCTGGCCAGACGCGAAAGCCAGCTGAAGCAGAAGGCCGCGGCCCAGCGCGCCGCATCCTCGGCCAACGCGCCGCACTGCCGAGCCGCCGGTGGTGCGGAAGACGGACCAAGGAGTCACAGCGGACACGGAGGAGCAGGTGAGGAGGGGGCCGCGCTGTGGACTTCATCTCCAAGCACCCAAAGAATGATTTTCTTCCGGAGAAACTTACTtcctgctgtttttctttttccaaattaaGACTCACAACAGGAGTGGGAGGCCAGTCAGATGGTTAAGAGAAAGCGGGGTCGCAAACCAAAGGCGTTGATGAGCCCCGACCCAAACCGAGCGCCCGGCTCGACCCGCACCTCTGAGAAGCAGGAAGTCAGGGAAAGGAGTGACAGCGAGAGCTCGGGCCATGGTGAGTCTGACGATTTTGCTTGTTGTCGGCACACGGCGCGGCCTCTTCTCACGTCTCGGCTCTTCTGTCACAGCGTTCAAACTGTTAACGACTTGCCGCGGGCATGCCACGCCGCTCCCTCTCGTAACTTAATTCGCCGCCACCCCGAGGCCCCACGACACTGTACGGTAACACGATCCCGCTCTGGCCCTGTTCAGAATGTCGCACCCATGTCCTCGTCGCTCCTCTTCACCCTCGCGGCTTAGCGAGGATTCCCTCCTCgcaaagcattttttatttgccCCACGCGGGATGCGAAACTTCCTGCAAGGAAGTGGTTGACCTTGTGGCCTTTAATGACACCGAGCGAGTATGTGTGACCGCGCAGGGCCGAGTGTtgacgacgacggcggcgtAAGTGACAAGTTTGTCGGAGACGTGTCGACACTCGACACGATCCTCGCTGTCGGTGACACACAGCTGCCAATAACTATCAGATGCCAGCGCGCCCCCGCGTGCAAATCAAGGTCGGCATATGTGGACGTGCGTGCGAGGCCAAATTGGCTTCCCGTCGCTGCAAGAACCCGCCGTTCCTAATATTGTGGCCGCTGAGCCTACTTACTATTACAGAAGTTTTTCAACACGCGCGCCGACGCTAAAGGAATATTGAAAGTCGCTTGTCGATACATTCCGTCAAGCGGGTCCCCGGACGGAGTTAATGGTGTTTGCATTCAGATCATTCAAACCTTATGTGACTGATCCTATTGACGTTGTGCTTCCGCAGAAGACGAGGAGGACTGCAGCTGCGACAGCAACGAGGGAGCCAATGACATCGGGATTAGCTCATCCGCCAAAGAAGCTGCCGTAAACGCCGGCGGCTCTTTTTCGGCCCAGTCGTCGAGGCTCCACTCAAACCACAAAAACAGTGTTAAGAAACCGGGAGCTCCAGGTGAGATTTGATTGCAGATTTATCACTAATTCACCTTTATGGGTGATATTTATCATAAAAAAACGTGGGTTCCCTTTCACACTCAGGAAACGTGGTTATCTCGGAGCAGACAAAGACCCACAGGAAACAATGCCTGGCCGATTGCAAAAGTGAACGGCACCGTGGTTTGAGAAGAGCTGCTCTTCCCAACTGGGCGGCCTCTTCACTGGGCTGCCCTTTTGGAGACGGCCATGGAGCTCTGCAAGACGACACCAAATATTGCAAGGAAGCCACCAGGAGAGACTTAGACATGCACAGTCTTCTGGGAAAGGTGAGACTGTTATTTCAGAATCTGCTCGTAAGTCAAATAATAAAGACCGAGATGTCGATTGTCGTTACGTCCCTGGATATAaaaagcagaaagaaaaaagttgatCCCTTCTGAACAACAACACACCCTGATAGGAAACCAGTCCAATCTCCCGAGAACTTCTTTTCAATGCTTGAGTCACCATTGCGGCATAATAATAGATTATGTTTGGCGCAAGACCTGGAACACACCCATGTAACACACACTCACGCTATCGGTGCCGAGAGTGGGAGGATAATCACGCGTTGCCTCTGGTGGTGACAAAATGCCGGCCGCATGCGGGAAATTCAACCCAAACGCCAGCTCGTGTACACTTAGCACGGCGTGGAAAGACTAAATGCAGGCACAAACCTGTTGGACGAGGTGACTTTTCATCATCACTCATCAGTTGTCTTTGGAGAAGGACGAGCCTAAACCTGTCTGGCCATGGGTAGTGTCGGAGGTGTGTGGGAAGGTGAGCACAATAAATGAGACTTTGGTTTCTGCGGAAGCGGGCAGTCCTTACTCCTGCACGTGCACCAACGGGCCCGTTGGTACTAAGTTCATCAGTACACAGCAGAGCTGTCCGCATCCACCATTCACGTTTGAGCATTACATGACTAACATGGGAGCAATCCGACTGGATGCTTTGTAAGTGCTTTGAAGCCATGTTAGTGCATCATTTCCTGCATCGTTGCTTTTCTGTCCACCATCCAATGGAATAGCCGAGCCACAGGCCATTAAGAACAATAAACCAAAGTAGAATAGAATATTTAGGAAACGGAGCATTAGTACTTCAGTGTAGATGTTGATAAGCCTTATGTTGGCTGGACTTGTGCCTAATGAATTGTCCCTTAGTCAACACAATATATTTCAATTTATTCTTATTTACAATTGCAGGCTCAGGGTCACGCGGTCAGCCGACTCCTGCAGAGCTTCACGGCCGACGATGGCTTTCGCCTGGAGGAAGAGAGCAGCTTCTCTGagggagaggaggaagaggaggaggaggaagaggaggaagatcaGACAGCGTTGCACCTTCCTCCCAAAATGCCTTGCAAAATACCCGGTAGGTGACGCGCCGATAATTCAAAGATTTTAACTGCGTGCTGAACCAATGACCTCACACAGTAATTTTCCATCTTGTAAATGTTTCTGTCTCATTCCATCCATGTTCTCCTCATCAGCCTTGCCCAACTGTGTGCTCAGCAAAGAGATGCTCGTCGACGGCCTGAAGATTTTAATTTCCAAGGAGGACGAGTTGCTCTACGCAGCCCTGGTGCAAACTCTGGACCTACCTGATATGTACGAACACGCTTTCTACTGTGTGAGATGTATTAAAAAGGTTGcattgttatatatatatatatatatatttaatttttttttgtctcctagCTTTAGTGTTGTCATAGAAGGGGAGCGCGGGAATCGCCCCCGGATTTATTCACTGGAACAAATCCTACAAGAAGCTGTGAGTTTCACTCTATCCTCATTCAGCTCACATTGTTGCCAAATGGACTGTATTTCTTATTTGTTGTATTTGGGTCAAAGGTTCTGGATGTGCGGCCCCAGACTGAGGCCATCTTGGCAGCGGGGACGCGAGTTTGTGCCTACTGGAGTGAACGCTCACGGTGCCTTTACCCCGGTTATGTCCACCGAGGTGAGTGGGTAACAAATCCTCTGAACACAccaccgagaaaaaaaaaaaaaacgaaaaaaaactcGTTACTTTGCTGCAGGGGGCACAGGCGACGAGAAGGAGGGAAGCGTGATGGTGGAGTTTGACGACGGGGACCGAGGACGCATTACACTCGCCAACATCAGACTCCTCCCACCTGGATACCAAATCTGCTGTGAGTATATTATTTTGGGGTCACACCGACAAACTAGAAGTGGTTATTGAGCACGACATTCTTGTCAGGTGCGGAACCGTCACCGGCGCTTCTGGTCACACCGGGCCGGCGATATCGCCGCAGCTCTACACAGGAGAAGAAGGACATGGCCACAGCCAATGAGGAGCCAGCAGGGAAGGCCCAAGAGAAGAGACCAGGTGAGGCGAGCAGCTATGCTATCACGTTTTCCTCCAAGTTAGCGCACATGACTTGGATGGACGTCTGTGCATTTCCTGTCTATCTTTGTTTGGACATTCCGCGCAATCACAGATGGGCTCACGTTTCCAACGGTGAGTGAGAGAGGAGCCCATTGTCCATGGAGATATGTGAAGAAAATTCCTTTAATGCTCTGTATAACTGCATTCATCGTGATTTTACGAGGTGTCGTCAGAAACTTGCGTGTCACTCATCGCGATAATGCTTCAGGTAGAGACAGGTATCGGATATGTCCAAACCTACCTGGCGCGGTAGAGATAATGGTATTAAATTTCTCCGGAGCTCTTACCTCCATTATTAATCTCGCTCTGTTCCCAACAACTGTCACGTCGTATTGATTCCGACTCCTCTCTGCTGTCATCTCCTCGCTCAGTTGGCAGGCCCAAGAAAATCCACTCCGTTCCTAAGACTGCCAGCGCAGCCGAGTCGGAGTCTCGGACCAGAGGCAACGCTTCCTTGGTGAGCTGGTCCGCCGCGCCCAGGAAAAGACCCCCGGTGGACTTCTTCCTCTTCAACGGGACTTCCCGTAAGACGCAGAAGAGATTTCGAGAGCGAGACGTGGGCCTGTTTGATCGCCCTGCCTCCCACCCGCTCACTTCCACAAGCCCGCTCAGAGGCATCTTTGGATCCCCTTTTGCGGTTGACTCTTTTAGTAGCATTGCTAACGGCTACTCCGCCTTTGGTAGCGGCGGGAACTCCGGATCGGCGCGACACGCCCACACGGGCTCTTCCTCTGGGCCCCGGGACATCTCAGCTTGCTCCTCAGTCGTCGCCGCGACGATAGCAGCAGGGAGCAAGAAGCCGCTTAGTGATCGAGACAGAAAACAGTTCCTGGTGAAGCTCGATCACGAAGGGGTGACCTCGCCGAAAACAAAGAACAGCAAGGCTCTACTTCGACTCGGAAATGGAAGCAAAGGAGGTCAAACTTTGTCCTCTGCGGGTGCTCCGCCCCGATACGTTCACCCCGCCATGCTGGTGAAGGACGCAAAGAAGGGAGGAAGCGATCGAGAGAACCGGCCGGACCCTCTTCAGAAAGATCTACCGGCTAGCAGCCACGGGGGCCAAACTGCAGAATACGCTTTGGACTACCACAGTGACGGCCCGAGTTCGTACTCTGAGCtggatgaggatgaggatgacgaAGACGGCGGTCGAGGTGCCAGGGcgcgaagaagaggaagagcggCCGCGTCCCATCGTAGCAGCCGCTTTCTGTCTCGTCTCTCagtctgctcctcctcctcctcctcgtcatcgTCTTCCTCCAGCTCCGTATCCTCCTCGTCCCTTTGTTCCTCAGACAACGATTCCTCCTACTCGTCCGACGAAGAGTCGTCGTCGGTTCTCCTGCGTcgcgcactgctccagcaggacaaacacaaacacagacagAACCTGAGCTCAGAGTCGAGCAACGCCACCCCTCCCGCCACGGTAGCGGCTCTCCCCTATGTGGCCAAGGCCGGAATGACCCACTCCGGGTCAAAGGGGAGGACAGACGACAGGACCGAGTACATTTCCAAAGGAAGCGTGGTGACAAACAGTAGTGCAACCAAGACCCAGTTAAAAAGAAAGGACGGAGTTGCAAATAGCCACCATCAAGGTCCGAGTGGTCCTCCACCTTCCTCCAAGGACCCGACGGCACCTAAAAGGCAGAGGATGTCCTCGCCTGAGCCTCAAGGCAGCGTAACTCCACTGCTGCCTGGACGCCAGCTGTGGAAATGGTCCGGTAACCCGACACAGGTAAGAGAAGCTTATTAATCGGAAGTCAAGTTTGAGATAACTATTGAGAATTTTCCTCCACCACcagaggagaggtctgaagggcAAAGCCCGCAAGCTCTTCTACAAGGCCATCGTGCGCGGCAAGGAGACCGTGCGGGTCGGAGATTGCGCCGTGTTTCTGTCGCCCGGGCGGCCCCAGCTGCCTTACGTCGGCAGGGTGGAGAGCCTGTGGGAGTCGTGGAGCTCCAGCATGGTGGTTAGGGTCAAGTGGTTCTACCACCCGGAGGAGACTCGCCTGGGCAAGCGACACTGCGACGGCAAGGTAAAGACCTCAAAGTGGGAAGAGCCATGACATTTTCATTCGAATTTTTACAAACTAGAATTTTATTTCCGTGCCATTTCCCGCGTTAACCGTTTTTCTCAAAGGCAAAAGGTTCATATGACATTGTGACCGACTCTCTCCCAGAATGCCTTGTACCAGTCCAGTCACGAGGACGAGAACGACGTCCAGACCATCTCGCATCGCTGTCAGGTGGTCGGCAGGTCCGAATACGATCACATGATCCGCGAGCACAAGTCCGGCGCCACGGCCAACGATCTTTTTTACCTGGCCGGCACGTACGAGCCCACCACCGGCCAACTGATTGGTGCCGACGGCACGGCGATCGTATCCTAGCGTTCGTAGCGAGCGTGACCAAAGCTGTTCGGCCAACCGCTTCCCGAtgcggcggggcggggcggggcggggccaaCGGGATATATCTCTGCTGGATCACGAGACGGAGGAAACTCACAGGAAGCCACAACTCGTTTTGGGAAGGTTGGAAAGGTCACTTACTGCTTTTCTTCTTAACaggaccaaaaaaacaaaaacaatggagCCTCCAGGTGTCATTTTGGACTGTGCGCACGAGCTGATTGGTCAAGCCAAGATGATGTCATGTCACACCTACAAATGTTTTGCCCCTCTCAAGCCATACACATCAATACCTCTCTTGCATCTTTGTATTCGGATGCGAAGACACGTACAGGTAGtcggattgctttttttttttttccttcttcaaacGTGTGCTTGGGTGAGTGATTGGCTTAAAGTGGCCTCGTGTGGATGTATAATAATGTAAATATTATACATAGATATTTGTATAATATTTCTTTGCAGCCGAGATGGTTTTATATCAACGGCTTTGTGGATGGGGAGGAGGTTGGATTATGAATGCACTGAACAAAATCACAGATGAGGTCAAAATGTACGCCCGGCGTGGCTGGCAGCCCCATTTCGGGGGTTAATCCATTTCCTGTCGGACTCTTACTGGACAAGAAACCAAGTTTCTGCTTTTCACTGATCCGGAAAGAATCCAGTCAGACgtaaatgtaaatatttatcCGACGTCTAAAATATACCAAAGCACCCGCGTGTTTACACTTCCATCACATTACAAGATAATTTTATgagattgattaaaaaaaaaaagaaaaaagttcaaTCAAATCTGAAACCGGGACCCCTGCAATCAATCACCGAGGTATTTGAAGTAGAGTTCCTCTCGTCTCAGTGTTGCTATGACAGCCTCGGAGAGACGTCGCGGCGATATTGTCTGCACACTGCCCAGCTGATGCACTTGAGGTCTCTATGACAACCAGAATGGCATCACGTGACTGTGAAGGACAATCAGCGCCAATCAATGGGACAATgttgagagacaaaaaaaaaaaaaaacggatcaaATCGCAAATGATGCTTCTTGTCACTTTTATTCCTGCTTTGCCAAAAAAATGTGCCGTGTGTGCGCCGGTTTTCTTAGTTCACCGTGGTCTTACCGTTTATGCAAGCCTGTGATGACTGTTGTATAGGATGTACAGGGGGGGAGAACACaaatgcctttttctttttagggCTTTGACTAACTTTTGACGACTACGTTGGCAAcaaacacttttttgacatgtgaaacttttgtaaaaaaaaaaaaaaaaaagataaacactGGATTTACTTCTGATCATCCCATTTCGACGGAAgcgaaatttgtttttttttgtttatttcctcTCCCACTGGAACCTGCTTTGTATGGTTGAGATGGAAAAATATTATTTCATTCATTCTCATGGAGGTATTTCTTACATATTTCCATatgtacaaaaagaaaaaaatatttatcttaattttattgcctttttgtgtttcattaaaaaaaaaaaaacattcttccaaaaagagaaaaagttttatttcactgctttttttttctttccttgagCTCTGTGAATAGCGCCTTGTGTTCATCAATGGCGATCATTTGTCAGCTGAGGAAAAACGGACTATGGGATAAAACGCAAAAGAATGAAAAGGAAGAATGGGGTGtgggtgcgggggggggggtcgtttgAGAGAGGAACAAGCTATTTGAAACTGTAGCTGTAGTTGATTGATGGCGGAGGGGTGGAATTGCGAAACTGTATCTTGCC comes from the Syngnathus typhle isolate RoL2023-S1 ecotype Sweden linkage group LG18, RoL_Styp_1.0, whole genome shotgun sequence genome and includes:
- the bahcc1b gene encoding BAH and coiled-coil domain-containing protein 1 isoform X2 is translated as MESRDFTPPHHLLTERSALVHSAASRMAPGGHSAVQHAAHFQTGKYYSSHLSMAPHSGASFMGSFLSSSLGSPASHPPHPSGPVSSPSSPSYRTGPHSNASPIWFPHSHEGYPSYSGSLASPFLPMSPLDHHNNSLYGQHRFYETQKDHFYLRGLPTQPPLLSTNHSLPPLVRSASGHPLGSCGRETDSASKSARDAGEKVAASLSKEKDRSISKERHQDNKEKHQLPPHQTTAATPSSIQHKAYPHPSHAPPMLHLTLQSREEDSRHLLERHKEHRDNDSQGGKHTSACKLSSVSGAETVPSEKGSTLSSCSGGGAGRTPSGGSRRCYKEPINGDMRISDSSGASSECIRRGTAAAAAILAAPHSVASYSMPPPPPPPPPTHSLHMGSAVVGSWLHPHHHPHPDFYCHPAPITVVPSKETLSGGSSREAKVVGPTFVPSAGAPGDLATPECRAGRKGEDRNGEGSYESPSQHLSRLSSCQKKDKSQTHLQQLGYGKADKPPDWSQQTQHFQKHNPSSSSQPELRSCSLQTASSLRDVEVVEDVCRPSLPPDAPGTYPGAGHWSTSKTGCPPFRDCTQSDGRAGSAVQREGQKVARIRHQQHRSHGTEEKGRDGQVTTSWGAQRGPQDEQRKESRHAGTPACNKDNNQSTPLSHPSSPSTAGEGNAMKNLMNYSSQQPLLLPQRSPFGGLGCLKQGGERSEKGERGGGKNSAVQDPPKQSLPPRRGSSNEGEKGDKGGREAGEAGEGEVRQPPVGIAVAVARPPHRSPDNTPGHSRQGRVLPSMKGVSRPMYPLGREAEERKRMTEDQMGLHHLDRDRDLMMRDSKDRIEFARIHPSSSCHGDLTSHLLVPGGASQLGADAAAHAHHHWMHRTGSPSLWMGHSYSLNHVGMSASFPPGLPSPLQPVLGSLTQDPSSPLMVLPTEPGPHHHLDVLEQSGLWPSVYGARGAPPHLQHHPVYSRSSFLRQQELYALQQHRAMEHLQRHSLGQRKHDEQGAPFEHSRTSSSSFTASSHVAKPFSHTPPPPKTSAPSPGLCPSSRQSPCYHSPSRRSHPPNPLTPAPSPAAAAPRSPALSPAPSLLPKGLERTSDRGEGQPPQDYPQSLEPDLPPVYAFPPLCMGFKAGPSPPEARLAEQASQEVRLAEPDSKSLQPLPHIPPLTKDETRRDKEEEEEAEERDCEVVESHSGPTEEKGEESQGGGFAVAEHEKTTPGPLPPSSVPNPAGPAASEALQRAQISKDDEECGKEELAGDKMECEATDCCSLPGEPAEETKEEEDQTNQHEELVVDGDEEKQIERSVAEPEVSQLPPPSSDGPSPSPCVSTAAQQQGAYMWSLELLIAAALCATRDALHAPAPAARAPSPLVHHGMEILGELAELEIEQRSLESKENQDEGERMLTFDLHSLATLAAARALEMGEGARHGGAEQRCQIRERLNLRRKYNWTPRHEPVCPAKGSMETMGGEELAMRVQLAELQRRYKEKQRELAKLQRKHDHQKEETSRSPARRGPGRPRKRKSTPGASAPDASKRLRAGVNLQDEERVRRKHDFSSLSATQLKASCKHRGRPSALSSRLARRESQLKQKAAAQRAASSANAPHCRAAGGAEDGPRSHSGHGGADSQQEWEASQMVKRKRGRKPKALMSPDPNRAPGSTRTSEKQEVRERSDSESSGHEDEEDCSCDSNEGANDIGISSSAKEAAVNAGGSFSAQSSRLHSNHKNSVKKPGAPGNVVISEQTKTHRKQCLADCKSERHRGLRRAALPNWAASSLGCPFGDGHGALQDDTKYCKEATRRDLDMHSLLGKAQGHAVSRLLQSFTADDGFRLEEESSFSEGEEEEEEEEEEEDQTALHLPPKMPCKIPALPNCVLSKEMLVDGLKILISKEDELLYAALVQTLDLPDIFSVVIEGERGNRPRIYSLEQILQEAVLDVRPQTEAILAAGTRVCAYWSERSRCLYPGYVHRGGTGDEKEGSVMVEFDDGDRGRITLANIRLLPPGYQICCAEPSPALLVTPGRRYRRSSTQEKKDMATANEEPAGKAQEKRPVGRPKKIHSVPKTASAAESESRTRGNASLVSWSAAPRKRPPVDFFLFNGTSRKTQKRFRERDVGLFDRPASHPLTSTSPLRGIFGSPFAVDSFSSIANGYSAFGSGGNSGSARHAHTGSSSGPRDISACSSVVAATIAAGSKKPLSDRDRKQFLVKLDHEGVTSPKTKNSKALLRLGNGSKGGQTLSSAGAPPRYVHPAMLVKDAKKGGSDRENRPDPLQKDLPASSHGGQTAEYALDYHSDGPSSYSELDEDEDDEDGGRGARARRRGRAAASHRSSRFLSRLSVCSSSSSSSSSSSSSVSSSSLCSSDNDSSYSSDEESSSVLLRRALLQQDKHKHRQNLSSESSNATPPATVAALPYVAKAGMTHSGSKGRTDDRTEYISKGSVVTNSSATKTQLKRKDGVANSHHQGPSGPPPSSKDPTAPKRQRMSSPEPQGSVTPLLPGRQLWKWSGNPTQRRGLKGKARKLFYKAIVRGKETVRVGDCAVFLSPGRPQLPYVGRVESLWESWSSSMVVRVKWFYHPEETRLGKRHCDGKNALYQSSHEDENDVQTISHRCQVVGRSEYDHMIREHKSGATANDLFYLAGTYEPTTGQLIGADGTAIVS